Part of the Grimontia kaedaensis genome is shown below.
AGCATTGAGCCGTCGCTTCCAACTGGTGAAGCTGGACGAACCGAATGTCGAGCAAGCAGTGGATATCATGCGCGGTTTGCATGGCGTTTACGAAAAATCTCACCAAGTGCTGATCAGTGACGACGCTCTGGTGGCAGCGGCGGAGCTTTCCGAGCGTTACGTCTCTGGCCGTCAATTGCCGGACAAAGCCATCGACGTGCTAGACACCGCCTGTGCACGGATCGCGATTAACCAGAGTTCACCACCGCGTCGTCTGGCAGAGTTGGAAACCCGCACCATTCAGCGTCAACGCCAAATCGATATGTTGAACCGTCAGGCAGAGCTTGGCTATGACGTAGACGAAGCGCTGCTTGCATCACTCGAAGCTGACGAAGCAAAAGATCTCGAAGAGCAGGGGGCTTTGCGTGAAGCATGGCGTGTTCAGAAAGATCTGGTTGCTGATGTGATTGAAAAGCGTCAGCAGATTCTTACAGTGCCATCAGAAGATGAAGAGCCACTGAGCGACGAGGATCGCGAAGCCATTCGCAATGAATTACGCGGTTTTTATGCCGAGCTTGACGCCATTCCACACACTGAGCGTTTGGTTCATCCACATGTGGATGCGCAGCAGATCGCCGAAGTGATTGGTGACTGGACGGGTGTTCCTGTCGATCAGATGAACACTGATGAATTGAGCCGTATTACCCACCTTCCAGAACTGCTGGGTAATGAAATCAAAGGCCAGGATGTTGCGCTGGAAGTGATTCACCGTCACTTATTGACTGCTCGTGCTGACCTGCGCCGTCCAGGTCGTCCGAAAGGGGCTTTCTTGCTGGCTGGGCCAAGTGGTGTCGGCAAAACCGAGACTGTGGTGCAACTTGCCGAACTTCTCTACGGCGGCAAGCAATTCCTGACCACCATTAACATGTCTGAATATCAGGAGAAACATACCGTTTCACGTCTGATTGGCTCGCCTCCGGGGTATGTAGGCTATGGCGAGGGCGGCATCTTGACCGAAGCTATCCGCAAAATGCCTTACTCCATCGTGCTGCTTGATGAAGTAGAAAAGGCGCACCCGGAAGTGTTGAATCTCTTCTATCAAGCGTTTGACAAAGGCGAACTGGCGGACGGTGAAGGCCGTGTGATTGATTGCCAGAATGTAGTCTTTTTCCTCACTTCAAACCTGGGCTATCAGACCATCGTCGATTACGCAGAACAACCGCAACTACTGGAAGAAATGCTGTATCCAGAGCTGGCCGCTTTCTTTAAACCAGCACTGCTGGCGCGTATGGAAATTGTGCCTTATCTGCCACTTAGCGGCGATACGCTCAATGCCATTATCAAAGGCAAGCTAAGCCGCTTAGTGAAAGTGTTTGCCCAGCGTTATGACGCGGAAACAGAAATTGATGATGCGCTGGTGGGCGAAATTCAACGCCGTGCTACGCGCTCGGAAAATGGCGCCCGCATGCTTGAAGCCATTATCGAAGGTCAATTGCTGCCACCAGTATCGCTGGCTTTGCTCAATAAGCTTGCCGCTAGAGAGCCTGTGCAGCGCGTTTATCTCACCGCAGAAGACGGCGAGTTTGTCAGCGAGGTGGAATAAGCAATGGCAGATTGGCTTTCACTGGCAGCAACACTTTCTGGTATCCGTGATCAGCAAACGCTCGCGGACACCTTTGTTGATGCGTTGAAATCAAACCTGCAGATCAGCAATGTGTGGGTCATGCTCCCTTGCCAGCAGGGCAGAAAGCTGTGCGCCAAGGGTAATGGCCAACATTTTGACTGGGAAGTGGACGATTTCAGCCATCCGTTTGCGCATGTTTTCCAATCCTCATCAGCCATGCTGCTGGATCCAACCAAGTTAAATTACTGGCAGGAAAATGCGGTTTTCGTTGAGCTCATGAATCATCGCAAGCGCGGTGAAAGTGTATTGGTGATGCCGCTTCCGCCGGGCGCGAGAAAAACCAAAGCAATTCTGACTATCACAGGTTCTTCTCATGAACTGAGCAGTTTGCTGGCTGATCCTCAGTGGCAAAGCATTTGCGAGATCTTCATTAACCAAAGCCAGATTATTCAGGATTTGGGTGAAGAGCATCGCCAGATTTCAGCGCTGAGTTCATCCATCAAGCGTATTCGCAACGATGAGCAGAAGCGCGAACAAGCTTATGAGCTGAAAAACGTATTGATTGGCGAAAGCCGACTGATGCAGGAAATGCGAGAGAAAGTCGTTACTGTGGCGCAATCTTCGTTGAACGTGCTGATTTGTGGCGACACAGGAACGGGTAAAGAACTGGTTGCCCGCGCGGTACATGAACTTTCAGACCGCAAAGGAAAGCCGTTTATCGCCATCAACTGCGCGGCGATTCCTGAAAACCTCCTGGAAAGTGAGCTGTTTGGTCATGCGAAAGGTGCATTCTCTGGCGCTGACCGCGCCAAGCAAGGACTGATTGCTGATG
Proteins encoded:
- the tssH gene encoding type VI secretion system ATPase TssH, with amino-acid sequence MIRIELHTLIGKLNQQTKLALEQAGALSIERQNPEVTVEHLLFTLLDNPLCDVRVLLKSAEVDHTHIRQLTGDALSREIVPENTPSFSPLLVELLQDAWLLGSTDLGHSEIRSGVIFLAALIRPDRYLPLNLIRQLESVNRETMKKHFTRLTEDSAETAVKVDSAKGKQAVPAEAETALARFCTNFSAMAKQGELDPVLCRDDEINLMIDILCRRRKNNPIVVGDAGVGKSAVVEGLAQRIVDGNVPDSLKGIDLMSLDLGLLQAGASVKGEFEKRLKAIIDEVKTSPVPIILFIDEAHTMIGAGAQEGGGDAANLLKPALARGELRTVAATTWKEYKKYFEKDPALSRRFQLVKLDEPNVEQAVDIMRGLHGVYEKSHQVLISDDALVAAAELSERYVSGRQLPDKAIDVLDTACARIAINQSSPPRRLAELETRTIQRQRQIDMLNRQAELGYDVDEALLASLEADEAKDLEEQGALREAWRVQKDLVADVIEKRQQILTVPSEDEEPLSDEDREAIRNELRGFYAELDAIPHTERLVHPHVDAQQIAEVIGDWTGVPVDQMNTDELSRITHLPELLGNEIKGQDVALEVIHRHLLTARADLRRPGRPKGAFLLAGPSGVGKTETVVQLAELLYGGKQFLTTINMSEYQEKHTVSRLIGSPPGYVGYGEGGILTEAIRKMPYSIVLLDEVEKAHPEVLNLFYQAFDKGELADGEGRVIDCQNVVFFLTSNLGYQTIVDYAEQPQLLEEMLYPELAAFFKPALLARMEIVPYLPLSGDTLNAIIKGKLSRLVKVFAQRYDAETEIDDALVGEIQRRATRSENGARMLEAIIEGQLLPPVSLALLNKLAAREPVQRVYLTAEDGEFVSEVE
- a CDS encoding sigma-54 interaction domain-containing protein, yielding MADWLSLAATLSGIRDQQTLADTFVDALKSNLQISNVWVMLPCQQGRKLCAKGNGQHFDWEVDDFSHPFAHVFQSSSAMLLDPTKLNYWQENAVFVELMNHRKRGESVLVMPLPPGARKTKAILTITGSSHELSSLLADPQWQSICEIFINQSQIIQDLGEEHRQISALSSSIKRIRNDEQKREQAYELKNVLIGESRLMQEMREKVVTVAQSSLNVLICGDTGTGKELVARAVHELSDRKGKPFIAINCAAIPENLLESELFGHAKGAFSGADRAKQGLIADAQGGTLFLDEIGDMPLALQAKLLRVLETRTYRPVGASSEVNADFRLVAATHVAMEEKAEEGSFRRDLYYRLNQFPVFMPELNIRKEDVPELCKHFIAEYNKQAGVHIAGIRYAALDLLNRHSFPGNVRELRNLIEYACALTVNGEEITPSSFSGRVLQQTSPVAANSDDVNSESYIGVDIDDINNLKAAVQNFESSVIRYRLSSYGGDRSKAAESLGLPKRTLAHKCLKMEID